The nucleotide window GTGGCGCTGGGGCTGGCATCACGGGTGCGGGACGTGCGATAAGGGCAGAAGGGCAGATACAGGCCGCCAGGCAGGCAGGCGGCCACGTAATGCGAACCACCGGACGCACCGGCGGTGCGCCCGGAAAGCCTCAGCGTAAAAATGCCGGCTGGCTGGCTTCGTAGCGGGCAATTGCCGCTTCGTGCTGCAGCGTCAGGCCAATGCTGTCCAGGCCGTTAATCATGCAGTGACGACGGAACGCATCGATCTCAAAGCGGTAAACTTTATCGCCGGCGGTCACCGTCTGCGCTTCGAGATCCACGGTAAAGCGAATGCCGGGCTGATCGTTCACCAGGCGGAACATTTCATCCACCTCCTCTTCGCTCAGCTTCACCGGCAGCAGCTGGTTGTTGAAGCTGTTGCCATAGAAGATGTCAGCAAAGCTCGGTGCAATCACTACATGAAAACCAAAGTCAGTGAGTGCCCATGGCGCGTGCTCACGCGACGAGCCGCAGCCAAAGTTTTCCCGGGCCAGCAGAATGCTGGTGCCCTGGAATTCCGGTTTGTTCAGTACAAAGCTGGCCGTCGGCTGCGTGCCGGCATCGTCGTCAAAGCGCCAGTCGTGAAACAGGTGGGCACCAAAACCGGTGCGCGTCACTTTCTGCAAAAACTGCTTGGGAATGATGGCATCGGTATCGACGTTCGCGGCATCCAGCGGGGCGACGATCCCGGTGTGTTGGGTAAATTTTTTCGCCATGGCTTAAGCTCCCTGAGTTAATTCGCGAATGTCGGCAAAACGGCCGGTGACAGCCGCAGCGGCCGCCATCGCCGGGCTCACCAGATGGGTGCGTCCGCCGCGGCCCTGACGGCCTTCAAAGTTACGGTTACTGGTTGAAGCACAGCGCTCGCCCGGATTCAGGCGGTCGTTGTTCATCGCCAGGCACATTGAGCAGCCCGGTAAACGCCATTCAAAACCAGCGTCGAGGAAAATTTTATCCA belongs to Candidatus Pantoea soli and includes:
- the leuD gene encoding 3-isopropylmalate dehydratase small subunit; the protein is MAKKFTQHTGIVAPLDAANVDTDAIIPKQFLQKVTRTGFGAHLFHDWRFDDDAGTQPTASFVLNKPEFQGTSILLARENFGCGSSREHAPWALTDFGFHVVIAPSFADIFYGNSFNNQLLPVKLSEEEVDEMFRLVNDQPGIRFTVDLEAQTVTAGDKVYRFEIDAFRRHCMINGLDSIGLTLQHEAAIARYEASQPAFLR